Genomic DNA from Equus caballus isolate H_3958 breed thoroughbred chromosome 10, TB-T2T, whole genome shotgun sequence:
acctagaagtggaattgctgggtcatgtagtgactctatgtttaactttttgaggaaccatcagaCCATTTTCCAAAGCAACCGCACCATTTAGACTAAATTTTGCCTCTTTTGTGTTCCCACAGCTTTTGGCAGCTCCCAGCTTATGGCACTCGACATGTCTGGCTATGTTTTATAGCTCCTTCCCGGCAGACTTATTTCACTCCCCAGGTCCCAGTTCTTAAAAACAGGAAGACTGTATCTTAATCTGGCGtcatatttattttgatattctcaGTCTCCTCATGCGTAAAATGGAGACAGCTACTGGAATTGATCAACACATGAACGAAACtgggacccctctccctggtctaacaGGCAAATCTAAAAGCAAGCTGCATAGGCTTAAAGTCAGTTCAGTAAAATCCATGCTGTGCTGTGAAGCAGCCGTGCAGACCTCACACGCCTGGGTCTAATGACCTTGCAGCCCCTCATCTCACGACTCCAGATGCCAGCAGGATGAGTCAGAAAGGAGAGAACATCCTTCTCACATTtcccagctgcatttcttagagGTTGAAGGAAAGAGTGACGACCTtgctccttgcctccctccacaccaACGCCGACATTACAAGCTTGGTTTGATGTGTAAACAAACAGCTCTTGCTCTCCTTGAAGTGGATGACTGACTGCTAGATGTGTAAGCCCTTTCCTGCACGTCACCGCTTTGTTAAAAAGTATGTCAACTGCATCAGACCTGTAGACCTCAGAGCAGGTCCTCAACACTCTCTTGGACTGTTTCTAGGATTCAAATTCCTCACTTTGATTATcaaataaattcctttaattaACCCATGCTTAGATTCTTTATTTCAGTCAACAGATAGTATCACTGAGAAAGTTTTGTTTAATGAAAGCGGTTTCCCAGGACCGTCAGGGAGACTGCCCAGAGAGAGTGCTTGAGTTTCTGATTaggagcaagaaaagaaaatccagacaATTTCTTTTTCACACTTAGGAagttggatttttctcttttccgaTTAAATGATAATAATTATTCATGAACTACGAGAGCTAAGAAGCAGGAATTGCTCTAGCACATGCATTTCTTTTCTGTCATGCACTTCTAGTTTCTTTCTCACGCTCAGGGAGGCCTCTGCAGACGGAGTAGGTGGCGCGCACGGTCGCCCTGGGCCGGTGGCCCCGCAGTCCTTGCCTCACTGGCCAGCTGACCCCGCGCCCGGCTGGTGGGCACCCTCAGTCCCCATCTCTGCAGCAGACACAGCATGCTCTATTTTCATTTGCTCGACAAAATTGTGCTCCTTCTTCAAGCTCTTCTTTTCGAGTTGTTGTCTTCTTTTCGATCTAATAACTAAAATGTAGACGTAATGTTACGGAGATACTAACAAAGGAGGAACAGAAATGGAGGCAAAAGAGGTGAGGGAAAATGTGTggaaaaataaagttacaaaCAGGTGAATTTTCAAGATAGAATGAACATTATTTGCCTGATAAGGATGgtgaaaattgaattttaaaattattttcccactTTCTGTATTTAAGCTTTATAAatgccctgcccccccccccccaagaaaaaGAGTGCAGAAAAGTTATAATTTGATGTAATGAAAAGAcactgaaaacatattttctaagGGTGGGACAAGGGCCATCTGCCTCATAAGCATCAGTGATCTCTTCTCGTCTCAGCCTTTCAGCCTCTTCCTGCCCGCATGTCTGGGGCTGTCGGAGAGGCAACTCTGCAGGCACGGTTCGTCCCGCTAAACCAGACACTGCCCTCTCTTCATAGTTTTgctgtagaatttttttaatgtccaaGAATCTCAGGGTTTCTACACAATTAGGATTTGCCCCCTCCCCAAAAGGATTTGCAGGCTGGGTGGGCCTCTCTCATACAGCGGTCTTGGACCTGAGGGTAGTGACCTCTGTTTTGTAGGCCCGGCTCCCATTTCCACAGCAGATTGAGGCAGACTGTGCAGGAGGGACACCTGGCTGCCTGTGTTCTGAACTCAGGAATAACACCACATTAAAAAGTATGTTTAAGGGAAGTGTTTTCTCCAGGAaaagtttagttttcttttttctgaggaagattagctctgagctaactgctgccaatcctcctctttttgctgaggaagactgagctaacatccatgcccaccttcctctactttatatgtgggacgcctaccacagcatggtgtgccaagcaatgccatgtccacacctgggatctgaaccggcgaaccccaggccgccaaagcagaacatgagcacttaaccgctgtgccaccaggccagcccaaaaaGTTTAGTTTTCTGAACTCTGTTTTCAATCCTTTGGAATTGCCCTGCAAAAGGAACCACAGAGCTCTTTGCTCCTCTGTATAATTTGATGAGAACGGTTCATTTCTGACGTGTGGCTGTAAATATTCATCTTTCTTACCTCAAACTCCATTAACTCCCACTTAGCTTTGCTTTTGAAAACCAAACCATCATTGCCAGCCCAGCTGTGACTTTGGGTTTGACAAGATCAACTGGTCGACGATCCTCTAcctgaatgaatgaacttttcCAGCTCCTTCTCATTCTCTGGAAGTAGGTAAGTGGACTCGTCCTGGCCCTCATCCTCGgagacttcctcttcctctcctaatAATGGTATCCTGACATTTTTATAAAGCAACGCAAGTTGTTGTCTTTCCTCAGCCTGTACAAGTCGACTGGAGAATAATATAGATAGATTTAGGGGCACGATTTTCACGAAAAATCATCATGTCTTAATCGTGTGACTTTTTGACTGAAAAGGAGTCACAAGTACATAGCGgtaggtgggggagggaggcagaagtaGACAGCTAAACCAAGTGATCATAGATCTCAAATTTGTGTGATGGGCAGAAAAGGAGTAACTGATAATGCCGAGCACGGATCAGAGCCAGGACCAGGGGGAGGTAACTGAGGCGCTCACATTGGGTGCAAAACTCCATAGtcaagataaataatatctaaTGCAAtatcttacaaaagaaaaaggccaagaaatccatgatgaacaaaatattgacattttaaataaagagagtATAGCCActactgatttttccttttgctcagtCTCCAGTATGGCTTGGCCCAGCACTGTTACTGATCCTGTACTTAGAATGTTGACATTTTGTTCATTGTGGACTTGGGGGAcattaatttagattttttaaaaatatggcattAATTgaggctggctccatggccgagtggttaaggttctgcacattcccctttggtggcctgtgttgggatccctggcatggacctactccacttatcagccatgctgtggaggcgtcccacatacaaaatagaggaggactggcacggattagcttagggctaatcttccccaagcaaaaaaaagaggaagattggcaatggatgttagctgaacactaatcttcctcaccaaaaaaaaaaaaaaaggcattaaaatattatttatcttgattactgagttttggACACCCCTTTAACTTTGCACCTGAGGCAACTCTGGAAGTGCATCATCAAACGGCAATTTCTATTTGATGTGGAAACAGATAATAAAGTGGTTTACTTTTTCCTAACATACTTACCTTCCTAATTCTGTTTGAttcatgtaataaaaaataattttaggattAGCTTATTTGTGTTCTAAGGtgctgtgatggaggaaaggGTGTAGGAGGAGCATTCCAAATGCACACTGCACAGCAGGAAGAACTGCTCTGACCGTCAGCATTGCTAAAGATAATCAAGAAGTTCAGACAGGACCAGGATTTGGGTGAGGAGAGTGAGGTGCTTACCTCAGGTGCAAAACTTAAGGGGGtgccaaaaaactcagtaatgatgataaatattttaactaaatatttaaaaaaattgaaacgAATGGAAAAAATCCATGATAaccaaatatcaaaattttaaataaaggcagGATCCAACAGGGCTGTGATGAATCATATGGGAGCCTGAGTCAAGAGAAAAATGTGTCTCTATACAcgtctttttatgtatttttaggactttttttttcttgaggaagattagccctgagctaacatctgctgccaatcctcctctttttgctgaggaagactagccctgagctaacatctgtgcccatcttcctctactttatatgtgggacacctaccacagcatgccaagcggtgccatgtccacaaccgggATCCCGAGccaacgaaccctgggccgccgaagcggaacgtgcgaacttaactgctgcgccaccaggccggcccatctttatgtatttttaaatggttattctTTTCCAAAACAGTAAAGAAGTTGAGAATATCCTAAAAAATTGAAAAGTGGTGTATCAAAACTCACAACATGATgtaaagtttaaatattttgtctataCGAGAAACAggatttattttactttcctggTTTAAATGAAAGCAAACTCACCAATAGTATTTTCAAAATCTACTTCTGGAAAAAATTAACCgtgaaaaattacataaaaacatGCTCTTTGGGGcatgtgtttttccttttgccttagGCTCTAGAATAGCCCGGTGCACCCTTGAGGTCACACAAATGTAAAACCTGCGAGAGTTGACGTTAGCTCAGCCACTCGACTGGGCACTGACAGTCCAGGAGGGTGCGTTTTAGTGAGTTATCTTAGGAAACTTTATGTCTGTTAACATCTTTGTCTACATTAATGAAATAAACTGAAATTGCAGTTACATAAATTGAGTCAAAGGAGATGTCCACATTAGATAGCCCAGAACCCAACATGCAGGTTACACTCTCTCATTAGCaaaatttcttcagttttacCACTAATCTCATTTTGCCTCCATCTGACATACTCCGAGATGGTCCTAAAAGGGCTACCTTAAAAAATTTCCTACATATGGCCATATATTCCTTGTGTTCACACTTGATTCTAATAAAGCCGATAATTCAGTATGTCCTTGAGCTGGCTCAGATGGGAAACGCCGGGACCCCGGGATGAgtcctggaggaggaagcagtGTGTGGGTTCTGGTCGGGGTAGTGTGATGCCGCAGTGCAGCTCATTTGTGTCTAACACTAATTTCAAAATGATCACACCTGGAAGGAGCTTGACCACAAGCCTCACGTGCACAAACAAGATGAAGCACCTCCCCAGCGCTCCTGTCGCCCCGGACTGCTTTGAGAACTACCCCGGACTGCTTTGAGAACAACAAGTTTCTAGTGAAAAAGAGAGTGGGCACTCTTTTCTGCTTTGCACTGTTAGGATTCCGTCTAAAGTATCAAGTTCGCTTTGGAACACCACATTTTGGGAGGATGCCAGCATCTCAGACGTGGCTCTCCAAACATTTTTGACCATGATCCgggtaagaaatacattttaccttacaactgtgtgtctgtctgtctgtctgaaaagtttaaaaatcagcATTTACTTTAATACATGTAATGCTTCCTAATATTTTCTGTTCTAAATTGTattgtattgtttcttttttttttcatttatatcatGACCCAACATGAGTTCAGTCCACATTCTGAAAAACACTAGTCTAGAAATTTACAGTGACTATAATAATTTAGTGATTATAAGAATTCTCATCATCATAATCATTGTCATCAGGAAACAGTTACCTAGTTGATTGGCGATGCCTCACTTCAGGACAGTAGATGTTACTTAGCATATACTTACTACACCACATAGAAGACAACGACCCCACAGATCAGGGCGATGCTGAGGGCAACCCCGGCGATCACAATGACCTGGACAAGAGCAGGTCTACGCGGAATCAGtgctaaaaacagaaagaaaagaagttctcATAAAACTTCGTTTTAGCTGTGTATCACTTAATATAGCGTTCGTCATATTGTTATTCCAAAGGGGAATGggagacaaaatcagaaataccataaaaaaatagcattcttttttttcaggattggcacctgagctaacatctgttgccaatctttttttttcttcttctccccaaagcccccagtacacagttgtatattctagttgtgagtgcctctggctgtgctatgtgggacgccgcctcagcgtgtcctgataagcagtgccaggtccgtacccaggatccgaaccagtgaaaccctgggccgcggaagcggagcgcatgaacttaaccactcggccgtggggccaacCCCCAAAATAGCAttcttaatttgaaaaaaatacggGTGCTAGATTGCACAGCCTGTGCGAACAAATACAATTTGAATTCCCACATGATCCCTGACTCCGTTTTGTTCATCTGCCTCCTGTCCTTGCCAAAGCCCCGTCTTTTACTCTGTAGAGATATGGGATCCCTGAGTCAGTATAGCAGCACCTGCCACATGTGTCGCTGAAAGGAGACTGGCCTTAGTTTTACGACTCAGGTGTTGCCCTGCTGTCTCAGGTGTGTGGCGCTGCAACACAAGGAGATTTCCGGGCAAGTTAGGAGGCAAGTCCACGAACCTGCATTCCAGGTGTCCGTATTTGGGGCTATCGAGTGCGCTATAAAACCATGGTTGTTCTTTGGAGGCTCAGGTGTATCACTCTTCCCATCatctgaaacttaaaaaaaataataaccagaGAGTTGTTTGTACAAATGGAACAAAAGAGCAATTGGCAAAGTACGTACATTGCTCAGCCACTTGTAAAGTCTGACAAATTGAGGTGACTACTCCTCGTCCCACACTTGGCCATCCCCCACTTTCCGTCCCTTCACTGGTACAGGATGAGGAGCAGAAAAGGGCCCTGAGGTTCACATCTCAAAGGAAAGTCAGCTGGACATGAGAAAATGAACCTGGACGTGAAAACGCTAGCAGTGTAAGGTGCTTAATCGTAGACATCAGGTGTGGGGTATACATGTTCACTCTACAGTTTCAACTTTTCTGTCTGTTTTCAGATTTTCGTGGTGAAATATTTGGGAGGGGGGAAGAACATGGCTTACAGATGATTTCACTACAACGAGTACTGAAAATTGGCCTTTGGATTTGGTAATGGGATGGTCACGGGAGACCTAGACGGGGGCAGGACTAGCACCGTGGCGGGGATGCCAGCTCGACTGGAGCAggttcaagagagaatgggaggaaaggAATTGGAGTTTTGGAAACTCTTTTGAGGAGCTTTGCTGTAGAGCAGGGAAGAGAAATGGGGGCTGTGAGGGGGCCGAGGGATCAAGAGATGGGTTCGCCTTTAAGATGGGAAAATTGAAGGCATGTTAGTATGAGAATGGGGATGACATTTTAAACTGTGATACtatgggaaagggagagagaattgCCAGGAGTGTCCTTGATCATCTGGCCTCAGAGGATGGAGGCTAGTGCACAGGTGAGGGGTCATCCTTGGCCTGGACagtgggaaagacagagaaggagggTGCAGTTGCAGGCAGATGGGGGGTGCAGACACTCTCTTTTAACTGCTTGTATTTTATCACTGATGGAGCAAACAAGGTCATCCCCTGAGAACAAGGCTGGGGTAGATATGTTAGGGGTATTTGTGGAGTGAGAAAAATAGATGAGAAAGTCACCAAGTGTAATGGGAAATTACGTGGACTAGGGAAAtggaaaagcatatttttaataaaattttctagaaatagaattgctgggtatattgactatattttctgtattcttgatgctTTGGCATATGGGGCCTTGATCCTGCAGAGACTCCCCCTCCCAGGACTATTTCCTAGAGAGACTCCCCAGTGAGCAGGCCTTTGATATACAAGtcaaccaatccagagcccacccccaaccacctcctttatcAAACTCACACACGAAGCCAGTCTCCCTTCTGCCCTAACTCACCCCAGGGCCACCTACCCAACAGCTAGGAACTACTTCTATAGCCCAGAACCtgccaaaattattcaaactctCCAACATTAAGCTTACTCCAGGTGCCTATCCCACCTCGCCCATTCC
This window encodes:
- the C10H19orf18 gene encoding uncharacterized protein C19orf18 homolog isoform X2 gives rise to the protein MDRVQSSFIFLVLFLTECPFHLCLPYAGYKQSQTRTSVTKQPTWSSKETQLSPIQGASSRPRDDGKSDTPEPPKNNHGFIAHSIAPNTDTWNAALIPRRPALVQVIVIAGVALSIALICGVVVFYVVYRLVQAEERQQLALLYKNVRIPLLGEEEEVSEDEGQDESTYLLPENEKELEKFIHSVIRSKRRQQLEKKSLKKEHNFVEQMKIEHAVSAAEMGTEGAHQPGAGSAGQ
- the C10H19orf18 gene encoding uncharacterized protein C19orf18 homolog isoform X1; protein product: MDRVQSSFIFLVLFLTECPFHLCLPYAGYKQSQTRTSVTKQPTWSSKETQLSPIQGASSRPRVSDDGKSDTPEPPKNNHGFIAHSIAPNTDTWNAALIPRRPALVQVIVIAGVALSIALICGVVVFYVVYRLVQAEERQQLALLYKNVRIPLLGEEEEVSEDEGQDESTYLLPENEKELEKFIHSVIRSKRRQQLEKKSLKKEHNFVEQMKIEHAVSAAEMGTEGAHQPGAGSAGQ